The window acCAAGTAAATTTACTGTAAAAAGTTTCTATTGATGAAAGGCTTGCCCGTTCTGTAATAGGTTTAATCTGGTTGAGCCACCTGATAGAACTTTTGGAGCTGTCGTTAATAACACATGGAACGGTATGATTGCGATGACCATCAACAGGGTATATACTGTTTGTTCAAGTTCAATAGTTTCTTAAATGATGGAGGGTTAAGGGTTAATCTAAGGGTAAGTAGGATTAAGTGACACCTTATTGATGGCAACCTGTAGAATGTCGATTTGGTGGCGGGACCAGTTATCCCATCGGAAGCACGAGCTAAAGTGATTGATTTCAGCATAAGCTTTCTAGACGAACCAGCTGACTGTCTCATTCCTGCTCCTACATTGGACGAAAACAAATGGAATGCAGTTTTCAAGCCTTTTCATTACAAcgtatttcttattttacagTTTATTTTGACCTTAAACATTCATTCTTAAGATCTTACAATGTTCTCTTCTGCATAGGTTTGGTTGATGGTAATAGTCTCCCTTGCTAGCGTTGCCGTAGTTAGCTGGATGACAATGAATCTTTATTGGAAATGGCGTTATGATGGATCTGCCTCTCCTGGTAGTCCTCACTTCGTATTGTCATTCAATCAACACGTTCTTTCAgctttggctttgttttgCAGCCAGGGTACTACTTATTGGTTACATTACTCTATTTTCATGCATATATAAGTTCTGCTTGTATCCTTATCGAAAATGTTGTATTTCATATGCAGGCCAACATACTGCGGCTAGAGCTCCACATTCGAATAGAATCGCAATATCCTCGTGGTGTCTGATGTCAACTGTCCTAGTCTACGCTTATTCGAGTTGCATCATCTCCTACTTAACAATTCCTAAATCGCATCTTCTGGTTAACTCAGTCGAGGAATTGGCAAACAGTCAAGTACTTCAGGTGGCCACTCACAAAAACTCCTTTTTTGAAGCCACTTTATTGGTGAGGAAACCTACTTCCAATTGAATTTGATATTTTATAGCAAGTAAAGAGCACCGACCAACgagctattttattttacagcaATCAAGTTACGGCCCGTTGAAACTTCTAGGTGACAGCTTACGAAATAATCCTGAAAATAGCTTCGGTGGTCAATATTACAATCAAACCAGGTTGTTGAATAAGGTGTTTGGTCGCCTTGCCCTCATAACGGTACAGATTGTGTAATAACTAGTTAAATTAACGAACATTCAATCAACCGAAAAATCTGTACAGGCTCGGTTACAATTGGAAATGCTAATCGAACTGCACTACAGACAGACTAGACGATGCGAGCTAACGTTCCTGCCCCAACAGTTTATGCCTATTTTGAAGACTTGTCTAGCACTCCCAAAAGGATCACCTTACATTCATCTAATCAATTTGgggtattttattattaacaaAACAACGTAGATTACGGTTTTCCTCTTAAAATCTATTCCAGATTGTAGGATTATCACGTTCTATTTCTTATTGCTTTGCCAGAGGAGCCAACTTCTTGCAAACTATTTTAAGGATTATACTTTGCAGAAATTAAAATTGCCATGCTCATGAATTGCAGGATCACAGAGATAAAGCAGTTGGGACTTGTCGATCGTTGGATTAAAGTTAATATCAATCAGACGAACCAATGCAAACATGGAGTCGATATCTTTCAACATCATTCAAACTCCGAGATAAAACATCCTCTTGCACTTTCTAACCTGGCAGGCGCGTTCATTCTGCTTTTACTAGGCGTTTCTGTATCAATTTCGACGTTTCTCTGTGAAGTGTGTGTCTCCAAGAACCGAAATCAACACTAGTCGAATGAAATGTCAACAACTGTATGACAAAAGTGTTAGTCGCCATTAGTAACTTCATTCATTTGACTTATTATCCCCTAGAAAACAGTATCCTTTATGGACACCGACTATTTGTTTTGGATTTATCTCGTCAGTTACACGTTTTGTAAAGCATACATACATTTGGAAAAGCATACATCGATTTATCAAAATGCATATTGGTGACACCAGGAATTTGGTCAGCCATTACAAAGATGCATGTGTTGTCATTGTTACTGACTGGATGTATCTGTACGTATACTGTACGAAGCCTATTTTCCTTTGCTGTtatgttgttatttttactGATATGCTTGTAGACAAAACAAATCTGCACGAACTGTTTATTAAACCATTAAACAAAAGTTCGAAATGTTTCTAGTtattaacaacaacaaaaaaccaacGAACAAAATTACTGTTAACGTTTTGTGCCATAGTTATATTCAACGTTGGAGACCgagttaattatttttttatttttgtttctattttaagtttttattaaattttcaaaatattttctttgaGAAAATTGCAACACAGTTAAATATTATACCACACGGACCCCTttattacttttgttttttttatttcccgcTTTAAAAGTTTCCATCATTTTTATAAAACTGGCAGTGCAGCATCTAAAACCGGGAGTATGGGTAACCTTGGGCCTGCAATACAGTCGTTTTTAGTTTAGGCGCCCAAAGCGCACGGTGTTGATCATATTCAAATGAGAGATGATGATCAGTCTGGGCCCACACGTAGGAGAAGCTTCACGTACTTGTAAAAACTCTGAAAATTGTGAAACTTATCATCAAACCACGTGTGAGTGCcccataattttttattttttgtgaccCTGCCTCCTTTTTCCAATGCATGGCGAAATCTCGAAGGAAGAGAGATCAGTAGAATCGAGCTTGAAACACGTGAAGAACTTTACCTCGTGCTATGGCTCGTTGgaaacatttgaaatattAACTTTGAGCATGCTCTCCATTTTATCTAAGCCTACCATATGAAACAATAAGTGAGATTATCTGTTTGGGCCTGTGTAGATTGTATATCaggtaaaattttattttgtattgtttACCAGTTGTGGAAAAGTATTGCTCTGCAACATACCATCTCGTTATCATTTGTCACACTTTATTCAATATTATGTGATCTTATGACTGAATAGGTCCGCTGTGTTCACCATGTGTTAACTATTCTGGATCCAAGGTGGCTGTGGCCAGAGGCTCACCAAGAGCCACGTTTTCAACATTTCCACGAGATTCCACGTCGCTGCAGTGTTACCTTTTCGGAAGAATCACTTGCCAAGGTAGGAAacatcttttttattattcatttgcaTCTCTATATCTTCTTCCGGTTTGCGTGGAAGGTAAAAAGATTTGATTCAGTTTTGTAACTGAATGATTTTTGAGTCATGTACGGTATTCCTTTTCAGAAAGGGAATAAGTAGAAGAGAATGTTGAGTTCGATTTCAGGCATTTCATGTTTATTTGAATGGTTTTTATCGCAACGGTCGGGATATATATACAGCAGAGGAGATGAAAGCATGACACAAGTGGACAGGAAAACCACAGCTAGGACAGTTATTTCAatgtttgttttacttttgtttCTCCGTTggtaccttttcttttttcttgcatcaccacttttttttttcttcacctaTACGTAATGTCAATATGGAGGGatacaattttgttttgtggtatttttttcttcttttgtttttcggttttttcCCACCCCCCGTATCGAGGGGGAGACCACACGTGGTCATCTAGATTTGAAATGTTTACATGTAAGGTGaagaaaggggggagggagagaacGAAAACATAGCACATTCGCATGCacaaaacccaaaaaatttgAAGAGAATAAGAGCATATCGGGTGGAGGGAATAGTAATTAGGATAACGAACAGCGCCGGGCGGaggaacagaaaaaagagCGGGGGGATGAAGTCATGAAACGTGTGCGAGAAAATTTCAAGACTTTGTTGTCGATTGAGAAATGGGAGGGCGAACGGACGACAGAAGGTACAATAGATATCTGGTTTACGAAGGGACAGTCAACTTGTTGTTTACGCAACACAACCAATGGTGCCAATAATATTGTGTACAATACATCCCTATGCTAGTTCGGGAAGGTAGCGTAACCAACTCCTCTagaagtaaataaaaatgattttaaaaaacggGGTCATCAGCTATTTGTCTGtctgtttgccttttttttttaatcatttaaaGCTTAAGAATTGAAACAATATTTTGAACTTGCGTTTAGAAAAATTATCGCGAGAGGGCAGGGGTGGCGCCAcaacggctttttttttttgttaaaattccaatccctccccccttttttttctttttcgtttcctcTCTTCAATGTTTAAATGACACCTCCCGTGTTGAAGAGGGGGAAAGCGCCAAATTGGGCGTTCATAGGAGTCTTGGGCAGGGCGTAGGCAAAGTAAATATCTTCCGATTGGAAATGACTGCCGCTCAGCGTGGGTTCGGATGCAGAGCGATGGATTTTAGGTAGGGAGCGCGAAAGGCTCTCGAGAGAGACGAGTATCTGGCGAAAGAGAGGCCGTTCTTCTCGCGTAAACTTGATCGATGATTCCAGCAGTCGGCGTAATGCTTTCGGAGTATCTGATCGGACATGACCCAAGTCAGGACGGAGGAATCCTCGACCCACCATAAACAGTATCTGCGATGgtcattcattttttgaaaattagcTTGTTtacgattaaattttttttgccatttgaaTACCTGATCTTTGTTGCTTATGTGCGAATAAGGTAGCTGGCCACTGAAAAGCTCGTAGAGTACAACGCCGAATGCGTACACGTCTGATTGGAAACTATACGGATTTTCGTCCTTCATCCGTATCACTTCAGGTGCCATCCAAAGTATTGATCCTAAAGACAGGCcaattgatatttttttttttgttttgtttttcgtaaaATCTCTGGCGTTGGGCAACGTACCGGAAGGTTGCTGAAACTGATGAGATCCCGACCAGCGCGTTTTGACCGTTGCAAGTCCGAAATCACCAATTTTGACAGTCAGGTCGTCGTGCAAGAAAATGTTGTTGCTCTTAAGATCACGATGAATAATATTTTTGGCGTGAAGATAACTAGAAATTCACaagcgaaaaaacaaaaaacacatttagatgtttttttgtttgttttttttgggggggggggttt of the Daphnia carinata strain CSIRO-1 chromosome 10, CSIRO_AGI_Dcar_HiC_V3, whole genome shotgun sequence genome contains:
- the LOC130701307 gene encoding glutamate [NMDA] receptor subunit 1-like, whose product is MYIEHDLEGRISKVDGIAYQIVLWLSKRFNFTFNLVEPPDRTFGAVVNNTWNGMIAMTINRNVDLVAGPVIPSEARAKVIDFSISFLDEPADCLIPAPTLDENKWNAVFKPFHYNVWLMVIVSLASVAVVSWMTMNLYWKWRYDGSASPGSPHFVLSFNQHVLSALALFCSQGQHTAARAPHSNRIAISSWCLMSTVLVYAYSSCIISYLTIPKSHLLVNSVEELANSQVLQVATHKNSFFEATLLQSSYGPLKLLGDSLRNNPENSFGGQYYNQTRLLNKVFGRLALITARLQLEMLIELHYRQTRRCELTFLPQQFMPILKTCLALPKGSPYIHLINLGITEIKQLGLVDRWIKVNINQTNQCKHGVDIFQHHSNSEIKHPLALSNLAGAFILLLLGVSVSISTFLCEVCVSKNRNQH